The Puntigrus tetrazona isolate hp1 chromosome 16, ASM1883169v1, whole genome shotgun sequence genome includes a region encoding these proteins:
- the hpn gene encoding serine protease hepsin, producing the protein MPEKKIGSPGMSISSRCRVAAAVALILVILGGLGAAIWALVTYLRTTEDTGLFDVQVSAADQRLRVFDSTQRRWKHVCSSNANQLIANISCEEMGFVRAVNFSVTCAPDNGGDREFFCVKESELTYGKKIKTALYPCKCDKGQILEVICQDCGRRMLPEERIVGGVDARQGSWPWQVSLQYDGVHQCGGSIISDSWIISAAHCFPERYRHVSRWRVLMGSIYNTPIRKNIVIAEVKTVVYHSSYLPFVDANIDDNSRDIAVLALTKPLQFTDYIQPVCLPTYGQRLADGQMGTVTGWGNVEYYGTQANVLQEAHVPIISDAVCNGPDYYDNQVTTTMFCAGYEKGGTDSCQGDSGGPFVAADVLSKTSRYRLLGVVSWGTGCAMAKKPGVYTRVSRFLPWISTAMRMYENSPGVHKMARAVTP; encoded by the exons GAAGTCCAGGGATGAGCATCTCCAGCCGGTGTCGGGTGGCCGCTGCGGTAGCTCTGATCTTGGTCATACTGGGCGGGCTCGGAGCCGCCATCTGGGCCCTTG tcacATATCTCAGAACAACAGAAGATACTGGATTATTTGATG TGCAGGTGAGCGCAGCAGACCAGAGACTGCGGGTGTTTGACTCCACCCAGCGGAGGTGGAAACACGTCTGCTCATCCAACGCCAATCAGCTCATCGCCAACATCAGCTGTGAAGAGATGGGCTTTGTCAG AGCAGTGAATTTCTCAGTGACGTGTGCCCCCGATAATGGTGGGGACCGAGAATTTTTCTGCGTAAAAGAGAGTGAGTTAACTTATGGCAAGAAGATAAAAACAGCCCTATATCCTTG TAAATGTGACAAAGGTCAGATACTTGAGGTGATTTGTCAGG ACTGTGGCCGCCGTATGCTGCCCGAGGAGCGGATCGTGGGGGGAGTGGATGCTCGGCAGGGTTCGTGGCCGTGGCAGGTCAGCTTACAGTATGATGGAGTTCATCAGTGTGGTGGATCCATCATTTCAGATTCCTGGATCATCAGTGCCGCACACTGCTTTCCTGA GAGGTATCGCCATGTGTCTCGCTGGCGGGTTCTGATGGGATCGATCTACAACACTCCCATCCGTAAGAACATCGTGATCGCTGAAGTGAAGACGGTTGTCTACCACAGCAGCTACCTGCCCTTTGTCGACGCCAACATTGATGACAACAGTCGTGACATAGCGGTCCTGGCTCTGACAAAACCTCTGCAGTTCACCG ATTATATCCAGCCGGTGTGTCTTCCTACCTACGGCCAGCGTTTGGCGGATGGGCAGATGGGTACAGTAACCGGCTGGGGTAACGTGGAGTATTACG GCACTCAAGCCAACGTCCTCCAGGAAGCCCACGTGCCCATCATCAGCGATGCAGTGTGCAATGGTCCGGATTATTATGACAACCAGGTCACAACCACCATGTTCTGTGCCGGTTATGAGAAAGGAGGAACTGACTCCTGCCAG GGGGATAGCGGTGGTCCTTTCGTAGCAGCGGACGTCCTGTCTAAGACCAGCCGCTATCGTTTGCTGGGGGTGGTGAGCTGGGGCACGGGCTGTGCCATGGCCAAAAAACCCGGCGTCTACACGCGTGTGTCACGCTTTCTGCCCTGGATATCCACAGCCATGAGG ATGTATGAAAACTCCCCAGGAGTGCACAAAATGGCACGGGCGGTCACACCATAG